A window from Salarias fasciatus chromosome 11, fSalaFa1.1, whole genome shotgun sequence encodes these proteins:
- the LOC115397241 gene encoding zinc finger protein 239-like, giving the protein MEELEVLAEQLLSQDSEVHHENKLIDIPVSEKQAEGQKLCEETCGEPFRKKPKLHPKAGVVTDKKKICETCGKGFRDQSALLVHKRCHTGEKPYPCETCGKSFRHQSALLVHKRCHTGEKPYPCEICGKCFRVKHALLAHKRSHTGEKPYLCETCGKSFTRQNTLLVHKRCHTGEKPYPCETCEKTFSRHSHLVVHMRSHTGEKPYPCETCGKTFITRSFLLRHMRCHTGEKPYPCETCGKSFRDQSALLVHKRSHTGEKPYPCQECGKSFRDQSALLVHKRSHTGEKPYFCEACGKGFNQNSHLVVHMRSHTGEKPYPCETCGKSFRDQSSLLVHKRSHTGEKPYPCETCGKCFRVQHALLVHKRSHTGSVS; this is encoded by the exons ATGGAGGAACTTGAGGTTCTGG ctgagcagctcctctctcaggactctgaagtccaccatgagaacAAACTGATTGATAttcctgtttcagagaagcaggctgaaggTCAAAAACTTTGTGAGGAAACATGTGGTGAACCGTTCCGCAAAAAACCAAAATTACATCCAAAGGCAGGAGTGGTCACTGACAAGAAGAaaatttgtgaaacatgtgggaaaggtTTCCGTGATCAGAGTGCTTTATTGGTCCACAAGAgatgtcacacaggtgagaaaccatatccttgtgaaacatgtgggaaaagtttccgtCATCAGAGTGCTTTACTGGTGCACAAGAgatgtcacacaggtgagaagccatatccttgtgaaatatgtgggaaatgtttccgTGTTAAGCACGCTTTATTGGCCCAcaagagatctcacacaggtgagaagccgtatctttgtgaaacatgtgggaaaagtttcactcGTCAGAATactttgttggtccacaagagatgtcacacaggtgagaagccgtatccttgtgaaacatgtgagaaaacTTTCAGTCGGCACAGTCATTTGGTGGTccacatgagatctcacacaggtgaaaagccgtatccttgtgaaacatgtgggaaaactTTCATTACCCGAAGTtttttgttgcgccacatgagatgtcacacaggtgagaagccgtatccttgtgaaacatgtgggaaaagcttCCGTGATCAGAGTGCTTTACTGGTCCAcaagagatctcacacaggtgagaagccgtatccttgtCAAgaatgtgggaaaagtttccgtGATCAGAGTGCTTTACTGGTCCAcaagagatctcacacag gtgagaagccatattttTGTGAAGCATGTGGGAAAGGTTTCAATCAGAACAGTCATTTGGTGGTccacatgagatctcacactggtgagaagccgtatccttgtgaaacatgtggaaaaagtttccgTGATCAGAGTTCTTTACTGGTCCAcaagagatctcacacaggtgagaagccatatccttgtgaaacatgtgggaaatgtttccgTGTTCAGCACGCTTTATTGGTCCAcaagagatctcacacag ggtctgtgtcctga